One Mycoplasmopsis caviae DNA segment encodes these proteins:
- a CDS encoding phenylalanine--tRNA ligase subunit beta, whose translation MIISLRELNKFMPKIKLDISVEKVINNLGYEVESVKKFSDVSGVKFAKILDTRPNPNSNGLTIVDVEVDNQKLTIQTKAKNAQKNKITVAFVEGSKKGDLVFKSKEMAGVVSQGMLSGFSELGFDENKLPFGVDDIILLNPTRNFDLSANPLEYFESDDYIFDITTPANRGDSNSYYVLAQEIAAYYQTPFKWFSYKKTHKAGIHRQVLNVDNGEAKALSFLECRFKHKDTKLRDLLILAKHNIDAKNIWAVDATNLCLIYTGVPSHVYDRDKIGTSLTCKKFSGKVTIIGGKEVEVKDTLAIFSDDKVVSLASVMGLEETSADKKSKYVVFEIGNFKPSDVRHGSKEIKIDTASSLQGGKILSTELVRIGMEYLKFKAIDDKQPTSIFVNLPERTKNKFFLQQKKLLAKYSGLQIKELDNEFGKVEDQLQRIGFKIFYNRLSTPTYRTDLNCYEDIIEEYFRFYGYDKFKIQAPSIYPFKINKRNNDKSLLQSMGYQEIRTFTLVNVEGLKFNPFGFENNLKLQTFVSKEREAIRNSIVPSMLEVAQYNIKRKMSRLNLFEYGMINDGKYVYGLLSNTKTFEQIKQDVVNFLNDSNLEFKPFNDNDLIHPNVSAKIYQKGCFIGWLGKTHPSYSNIDAWVCEIQKEPKNKYELFNSYNSSPLKNIDLTFSIGLYQSIDEKVKEIKNVALVFDIYQIDEFIKEDVKNVTLRVVAKSEEIKKINNQFNK comes from the coding sequence ATGATTATTTCGTTAAGAGAATTGAATAAATTTATGCCAAAAATTAAACTTGATATTTCAGTTGAAAAAGTTATCAATAATTTAGGCTATGAAGTTGAAAGCGTTAAAAAATTCAGTGATGTTAGTGGTGTTAAGTTTGCTAAAATTTTGGATACTAGACCAAACCCTAATTCTAATGGCTTAACTATTGTTGATGTTGAAGTAGACAACCAAAAACTTACAATACAAACAAAAGCTAAAAATGCACAAAAAAATAAAATAACTGTTGCTTTTGTTGAAGGTAGTAAAAAAGGCGATTTAGTTTTTAAATCAAAAGAAATGGCTGGAGTTGTTTCGCAAGGTATGCTTTCAGGTTTTAGTGAACTTGGTTTTGATGAGAATAAATTACCTTTTGGGGTTGATGACATTATTTTACTTAATCCAACAAGAAACTTTGATTTAAGTGCAAACCCACTTGAATATTTTGAGTCAGATGACTATATTTTTGATATCACAACACCAGCAAATAGAGGAGATTCAAATAGTTATTATGTCCTTGCACAAGAAATTGCTGCCTACTATCAAACACCTTTTAAGTGATTTAGTTATAAGAAAACACACAAGGCAGGCATTCATAGACAAGTCTTAAATGTTGACAATGGTGAGGCAAAAGCTCTTAGTTTTCTTGAATGTAGATTTAAACATAAAGACACAAAATTAAGAGATTTATTAATATTAGCAAAACATAATATTGATGCAAAAAATATTTGAGCAGTCGATGCCACTAATTTGTGCCTAATTTATACAGGCGTACCATCTCATGTTTATGATCGAGATAAGATCGGAACTAGTTTAACATGCAAAAAATTTAGTGGAAAAGTTACAATCATAGGTGGTAAAGAAGTTGAAGTAAAAGACACATTAGCAATTTTTTCAGATGATAAGGTAGTTTCATTAGCTTCTGTCATGGGTCTTGAAGAAACATCTGCTGATAAAAAAAGTAAATATGTAGTTTTTGAAATAGGCAATTTTAAACCATCTGATGTAAGACATGGCTCAAAAGAAATTAAAATTGATACAGCTTCATCACTTCAAGGCGGAAAAATTTTAAGTACTGAATTAGTTAGAATTGGAATGGAATACCTTAAATTTAAAGCTATTGATGATAAGCAACCAACATCGATTTTTGTTAACTTGCCTGAGAGAACAAAAAATAAATTTTTCTTACAGCAAAAGAAACTGTTAGCTAAATATTCAGGGCTACAAATTAAAGAATTAGATAACGAATTTGGAAAGGTTGAAGATCAACTACAAAGAATAGGTTTTAAAATTTTTTATAATCGCTTATCAACCCCGACATATAGAACTGATTTAAATTGTTATGAGGATATAATTGAAGAATACTTTAGATTTTATGGTTATGACAAATTTAAAATTCAGGCTCCATCAATTTATCCATTTAAAATTAATAAAAGAAATAATGATAAGAGTTTACTTCAATCTATGGGATACCAAGAAATTAGAACGTTCACTTTAGTAAATGTTGAGGGACTAAAATTCAATCCTTTCGGTTTTGAAAATAATCTAAAACTTCAAACATTTGTTTCAAAAGAAAGAGAAGCAATTAGAAATTCAATTGTTCCCTCAATGTTAGAAGTAGCACAATATAATATTAAACGAAAAATGAGTCGTTTAAACTTGTTTGAATATGGCATGATAAATGATGGCAAATATGTTTATGGATTATTATCAAATACTAAAACATTTGAACAAATTAAGCAAGATGTTGTCAACTTTTTAAATGATTCAAATCTTGAATTCAAACCTTTTAATGATAATGATTTAATCCACCCAAACGTTTCAGCAAAAATTTACCAGAAAGGCTGTTTTATAGGTTGATTAGGTAAAACACACCCTTCATATAGCAATATTGATGCATGAGTTTGTGAAATTCAAAAAGAGCCAAAAAACAAATATGAATTATTTAACAGTTATAATTCATCTCCGTTAAAAAATATTGACTTAACTTTTTCAATTGGATTGTATCAATCAATAGATGAAAAAGTTAAAGAAATTAAGAATGTTGCATTAGTTTTTGACATATATCAAATTGATGAATTTATTAAAGAAGATGTTAAAAATGTAACATTAAGAGTTGTAGCAAAAAGCGAAGAAATTAAAAAAATAAATAATCAATTCAATAAGTAA
- a CDS encoding uracil-DNA glycosylase yields MKNSFKEFLKQEEVKEYYKELIGKIKVEEKKNNIFPPESLRFEALNYFEVEETKLIIIGQDPYYLKGQADGLAFSTQSDKCPKSLQNILKELKKDYPETIIETFSLKSWVKQGVLLINTCLSVNENSPLSHKNFGWEIFVINLIKQILSKNKNVIFGIWGNDAKKVLEIVQKDYKIDEKQIIITSHPSPLAYSKTSNSFKDSKFFKRVNSQLTNPINWDLRKD; encoded by the coding sequence ATGAAGAATAGTTTTAAAGAATTTTTAAAGCAAGAAGAAGTAAAAGAGTATTATAAAGAACTTATTGGCAAGATTAAAGTAGAAGAGAAGAAAAATAATATTTTTCCACCAGAAAGCCTAAGGTTTGAAGCTCTCAATTATTTTGAAGTAGAAGAAACAAAATTAATAATTATCGGTCAAGATCCTTATTATTTAAAAGGTCAAGCGGATGGTTTGGCATTTAGCACACAAAGTGATAAATGTCCGAAAAGTTTACAAAATATTTTAAAAGAGTTGAAAAAAGATTACCCCGAAACAATTATTGAAACATTTAGCTTAAAAAGTTGAGTTAAACAAGGCGTTTTGCTAATAAACACTTGCTTAAGTGTTAATGAAAATTCACCCTTGAGTCACAAGAACTTTGGATGAGAAATTTTTGTAATTAATTTAATAAAACAGATATTAAGCAAAAATAAAAATGTTATTTTCGGTATATGAGGCAATGATGCTAAAAAGGTTCTAGAAATTGTCCAAAAAGACTATAAAATAGATGAAAAGCAAATTATTATTACTTCTCATCCTTCTCCACTTGCTTATTCAAAAACAAGTAACAGTTTTAAAGATTCAAAATTCTTTAAAAGAGTGAATTCGCAATTAACTAACCCAATTAATTGAGATTTAAGAAAGGATTAA
- the pheS gene encoding phenylalanine--tRNA ligase subunit alpha yields MIDIKWEEIKTLEDLKIAKNKAYSKDSEIVQLQSKIRTASVEEKKEIGQKISDLRNFYESKFKEAELKIELEKYKNIIEKQYVDVTKPTNVPGSLHPITIIENRLRDWFIQNGYFESRESEIVNDVYNFQKLNIPSDHPARAMHDSLYLNPTVLLRTHNTGISALELERNANKEMNNFAIGKVYRNDEDDATHSHQFTQLDFVSVGKSVSFNNLIWTLKSLLSYVFEEQIELRLRPSYFPFTEPSVEVDVFYKERWIEVLGAGMLHPNVMEMAGYDSKEFNGFAAGIGIERLAMIKYNIKDIREFYKNDLRTLQQFNYEE; encoded by the coding sequence ATGATTGATATTAAATGAGAAGAAATTAAAACGTTAGAAGATTTAAAGATAGCTAAAAATAAGGCTTATTCAAAAGATTCAGAAATTGTTCAATTACAAAGCAAAATTAGAACTGCATCCGTTGAAGAAAAAAAAGAGATTGGTCAAAAAATCTCCGATTTAAGAAACTTTTATGAATCAAAATTTAAAGAGGCTGAATTAAAAATTGAACTTGAAAAATATAAAAATATCATTGAAAAACAATATGTTGATGTAACTAAACCAACTAATGTTCCAGGTTCACTTCACCCAATCACAATTATAGAAAATAGACTTCGTGATTGATTTATTCAAAATGGTTATTTTGAATCAAGAGAAAGTGAAATAGTCAACGATGTTTACAATTTTCAAAAATTAAACATACCAAGCGACCACCCAGCAAGAGCTATGCATGATTCACTATATTTAAATCCAACAGTACTTCTGAGAACACATAACACAGGTATTAGTGCTCTTGAACTTGAAAGAAATGCAAATAAGGAGATGAACAATTTTGCTATTGGTAAAGTTTACAGAAATGATGAAGATGATGCAACTCATTCACATCAATTTACGCAGCTCGACTTTGTTAGTGTTGGCAAGAGTGTAAGTTTTAATAACTTGATATGAACATTAAAATCATTGCTTTCATATGTTTTTGAGGAACAAATTGAATTAAGATTAAGGCCAAGTTATTTTCCTTTTACTGAACCAAGCGTCGAGGTTGATGTTTTTTATAAGGAACGCTGAATAGAAGTTCTTGGAGCAGGTATGTTGCATCCTAATGTTATGGAAATGGCAGGATATGATTCAAAAGAATTTAATGGTTTTGCTGCCGGAATTGGGATTGAGCGTTTAGCAATGATCAAATATAACATTAAAGATATTAGAGAATTCTACAAAAACGACCTAAGAACGTTACAACAATTTAATTATGAAGAATAG
- a CDS encoding replication-associated recombination protein A: protein MKNLANEIRPKKLDDIVGQKNVVTLLKEIVKNNATTSFIFFGESGTGKSSAAFALANDLKLRNGYFNATINNKNDLIKIIESNDIIIIDEIHRLNKDKQDILLSYLEFDKIIVYATTTENPYFRINPALRSRMQILQFTKLSEEDIMIGLKKIINTYYPKFKIKDNILKILIKNSAGDYRSCINNLQILTLLNKDKEVNEEDLKTLIPNINFYSDRESSAHYNNLSAFHKSLRGSDVDAALYYGALILKTGDYLGLFRRLTAATYEDVGLADPNLPMRVEAAFSAVERLGFPEAYLPLYYIIISVAIAPKSNSVYKAISKVEPFIDQGNIYEIPKHLKDAHYKSAQKLGDGLGYKYPHDFPNHWVKQDYMPKNIADKKFFTPSSNDSPNLLKYYNFIKNIKGEK from the coding sequence ATGAAAAATTTAGCTAATGAAATTAGACCAAAGAAACTTGATGACATCGTGGGTCAAAAAAATGTTGTTACTTTACTAAAGGAAATTGTAAAAAATAATGCAACAACAAGTTTTATATTTTTTGGCGAAAGTGGAACAGGAAAAAGTTCTGCTGCTTTTGCATTGGCTAATGATTTGAAACTAAGAAATGGCTATTTTAATGCAACAATTAACAATAAAAATGATCTAATTAAAATAATAGAATCAAATGACATAATAATTATTGATGAAATTCACAGACTTAATAAAGATAAACAAGATATTTTGCTTTCATACCTGGAATTTGACAAAATAATTGTTTATGCAACCACAACTGAAAACCCATACTTTCGAATTAATCCAGCATTAAGAAGTAGAATGCAAATATTGCAATTTACTAAATTAAGTGAAGAAGATATAATGATTGGTCTTAAAAAAATAATAAACACATATTATCCTAAATTTAAAATTAAAGATAATATTCTCAAAATACTAATCAAAAATTCAGCAGGTGACTACCGCTCTTGTATAAATAATTTACAAATACTTACATTATTGAATAAAGATAAAGAAGTAAATGAAGAAGACTTAAAGACCTTGATACCAAATATAAATTTTTATAGTGATAGAGAATCAAGTGCTCATTATAATAACCTATCAGCATTTCACAAATCATTAAGGGGCAGCGATGTTGATGCTGCATTATATTATGGAGCATTAATTTTAAAAACCGGTGACTATTTAGGTTTATTTAGAAGGTTGACAGCAGCAACATACGAGGATGTTGGACTAGCAGATCCAAATTTACCAATGCGTGTTGAGGCAGCATTCAGTGCTGTTGAAAGACTTGGTTTTCCTGAGGCTTATTTACCTCTATACTACATAATAATTTCAGTTGCTATTGCACCAAAAAGCAATTCTGTTTATAAGGCGATAAGTAAAGTTGAGCCATTTATTGATCAAGGTAATATTTACGAAATTCCAAAACATTTAAAGGATGCACATTATAAATCAGCCCAGAAATTGGGTGATGGACTTGGCTATAAATATCCACATGATTTTCCGAATCATTGAGTAAAACAGGACTATATGCCAAAAAACATTGCGGATAAAAAATTTTTTACACCTAGTTCAAACGACTCGCCAAACTTGTTAAAATACTATAACTTTATAAAAAACATTAAGGGAGAAAAATAA
- a CDS encoding IS3 family transposase has translation MHTGYIIVRKLSKSPNFKMVEDMLDEALAKFDNLEGLIFHSDQGWPYQMPQYQKKLKDRGIIQSMSRKGNCLDNSIMETFFAQLKNEIYYGKEYKSIDELEQKINEYIDYYNNERIILRLKMSPAEYWKRCNMDQYKEMN, from the coding sequence ATGCATACAGGTTATATTATTGTTAGAAAATTATCAAAAAGTCCAAATTTCAAAATGGTTGAAGATATGTTGGACGAGGCGTTAGCAAAATTCGATAACCTTGAAGGATTGATATTTCATTCAGATCAAGGATGACCATATCAAATGCCACAATATCAGAAAAAACTAAAAGATAGAGGTATTATCCAAAGTATGTCTCGAAAAGGCAATTGTCTTGACAATTCAATTATGGAAACATTCTTTGCACAATTAAAGAATGAAATATATTATGGAAAAGAATATAAATCGATTGATGAGTTAGAACAAAAAATTAATGAGTACATAGATTATTACAATAATGAAAGAATAATTCTGAGATTAAAAATGTCACCCGCTGAATATTGGAAGAGATGTAATATGGATCAATATAAAGAAATGAACTAG
- a CDS encoding IS3 family transposase yields MISYFWTSSSTYYYYLKRVNKTEVDSEIKQEIISIYEKHKGRYGYRRITIELQKG; encoded by the coding sequence TTGATTTCTTATTTTTGAACTTCTAGTTCAACATATTATTACTATCTGAAAAGAGTAAATAAAACAGAAGTTGATAGTGAAATTAAACAAGAAATAATATCTATCTACGAAAAACACAAAGGAAGATATGGGTATAGAAGAATCACTATTGAACTACAAAAAGGTTAA
- a CDS encoding helix-turn-helix domain-containing protein produces MRVLNGETIQDISIQEKISYCAIRSWVMKYQELGYNGLMKKSRIKKYLEENY; encoded by the coding sequence TTGAGAGTTCTTAATGGTGAAACAATACAAGATATATCAATACAAGAAAAAATTAGTTATTGTGCAATTAGATCTTGGGTAATGAAATACCAAGAATTAGGATATAATGGACTTATGAAAAAGTCAAGAATTAAAAAATACTTAGAAGAGAATTATTAA
- the dnaK gene encoding molecular chaperone DnaK yields the protein MAKETIIGIDLGTTNSAVSIVDGGTPIVLENFNGKRTTPSVVSFKDGEIIVGENAKNQIETNPDTIASVKRYMGTKQTLKANGKEYKPEEISAMILSHLKKYAEEKVGHKIEKAVITVPAYFDNAEREATKIAGKIAGLDVLRIINEPTAAALAFGLDKTNKEMKVLVFDLGGGTFDVSILELADGTFEVLATSGDNKLGGDDWDHEVVEWLVAKIKNDHKIDIRKNKMAMARLKAAAEKAKIDLSSSLVAHISLPFLLLLDNHEPINIEAELKRSEFEKMTAKLVERCRRPMQDALSEAKLTVADLDEILLVGGSTRIPAVQALVEKILNRKPNKSVNPDEVVAMGAAIQGAVLAGDINDILLVDVTPLTLGIETAGGISTPLIPRNTRIPITKSETFTTFENNQTDVTIKIVQGERPVAAENKLLGQFNLTGIRPAPRGVPKIEVSFKIDANGITTVSAKDIDTQKEQSITIKNSAKLSEEEIERMIKEAEENREADAKRAADIEILVRAETMVAKFETVLEENKDNLTQEQIDQAKAEIDKINGFINEKDYDQLRITIKAFEEMLDTMSSADSSAFKEEDVE from the coding sequence ATGGCAAAAGAAACTATTATTGGTATTGACTTAGGTACAACAAACTCAGCTGTATCTATCGTTGATGGCGGTACACCAATCGTTTTAGAAAACTTCAATGGTAAAAGAACAACTCCATCTGTTGTTAGTTTCAAAGATGGTGAAATTATTGTTGGTGAAAACGCTAAAAACCAAATCGAAACAAACCCTGACACAATTGCATCTGTAAAAAGATATATGGGTACAAAACAAACATTAAAAGCAAATGGTAAGGAATACAAACCAGAAGAAATTTCAGCAATGATTTTAAGTCACTTGAAAAAATATGCTGAAGAAAAAGTTGGACACAAAATTGAAAAAGCTGTTATTACAGTTCCTGCTTATTTTGACAATGCAGAACGTGAAGCAACAAAAATAGCTGGTAAAATTGCTGGTCTTGATGTTCTTCGTATTATCAATGAACCTACTGCAGCTGCTCTAGCTTTTGGTTTAGATAAGACAAATAAGGAAATGAAAGTTCTTGTATTTGACCTTGGTGGTGGTACATTTGACGTTTCAATTCTTGAATTAGCTGATGGTACATTTGAAGTTCTTGCAACCTCAGGTGACAACAAACTTGGTGGAGATGACTGAGATCATGAAGTTGTTGAATGATTAGTTGCAAAAATAAAAAATGATCACAAAATTGATATTCGTAAAAACAAAATGGCAATGGCTCGTCTAAAAGCTGCTGCTGAAAAAGCAAAAATTGACTTGTCTTCATCATTAGTTGCTCACATTTCTTTACCATTCTTGCTTTTATTAGACAACCACGAACCAATTAACATTGAAGCAGAACTTAAACGTAGTGAGTTCGAAAAAATGACAGCTAAACTTGTTGAACGTTGCCGTAGACCAATGCAAGATGCTCTTTCTGAAGCAAAACTTACAGTTGCTGATTTAGATGAAATTCTACTAGTTGGTGGTTCAACACGTATTCCAGCTGTTCAAGCATTAGTTGAAAAAATCTTAAATAGAAAACCTAACAAGTCAGTTAACCCTGATGAAGTTGTTGCCATGGGTGCTGCAATCCAAGGTGCCGTTCTTGCTGGTGACATTAACGACATTCTTTTAGTTGATGTTACACCACTTACACTTGGTATTGAAACAGCTGGCGGTATTTCAACACCTCTTATTCCAAGAAACACACGTATTCCTATTACAAAAAGTGAAACATTTACAACATTTGAAAACAATCAAACAGATGTTACAATTAAAATTGTTCAAGGTGAAAGACCAGTTGCTGCTGAAAACAAATTGTTAGGTCAATTTAACTTGACAGGTATTCGTCCAGCACCAAGAGGGGTTCCAAAAATTGAAGTAAGTTTCAAGATCGATGCTAACGGTATTACAACAGTTTCAGCAAAAGATATTGACACACAAAAAGAACAAAGTATCACAATTAAAAACTCAGCTAAACTCTCAGAAGAAGAAATCGAAAGAATGATTAAGGAAGCAGAAGAAAACCGTGAAGCTGATGCTAAACGTGCTGCTGATATTGAGATTCTTGTTCGTGCAGAAACAATGGTAGCAAAATTTGAAACAGTACTTGAAGAAAACAAAGATAATCTAACCCAAGAACAAATTGACCAGGCAAAAGCTGAAATTGATAAAATTAATGGTTTCATTAATGAAAAAGATTATGATCAACTTCGTATAACAATCAAAGCCTTTGAAGAAATGTTAGACACAATGAGTAGTGCTGACTCATCTGCTTTTAAAGAAGAAGATGTAGAATAA
- a CDS encoding TMEM164 family acyltransferase: MYKFLTKPWLALGPSGRPPLYGWFHLTLIGINVLIIGLIILWTIWQHKKFGGKFSKKQILIVTLIAIIVLWGIELIKQFCSFQYGKIHNLKYKYNFHWFIHFLCSVPLFTIPIYLCIYKENIFKRIFQSFNGIWTTSSGFFVIIYPGDVFSDPSWFINIHTSIYHTILFVYGSFLLISGVVRYHYKEFLLSLIIFFSMWAVAIILNELTYQILAKKGLIGAVAIGYEVPNFITISHRVPSPLVSQYDVFKLGPIKWSLIFTLIFYPLGMPLLAGVSYTLLGGTRSLIFWIISKFNTKQVKKNVAN, encoded by the coding sequence ATGTACAAATTTTTAACTAAACCTTGATTAGCTTTGGGGCCTAGTGGAAGACCGCCATTATATGGTTGGTTTCACCTGACACTTATTGGAATTAATGTTCTGATTATCGGATTAATAATTTTATGAACAATTTGACAACACAAAAAGTTTGGTGGTAAATTCTCCAAAAAACAAATTTTAATCGTAACTCTTATAGCTATTATTGTGTTATGAGGAATTGAATTAATCAAACAATTTTGCTCATTTCAATATGGAAAAATCCACAATCTGAAATATAAATATAACTTTCACTGGTTTATTCATTTCTTATGTTCAGTACCACTATTTACAATCCCAATTTATCTATGTATCTACAAAGAAAACATATTTAAAAGAATATTTCAATCATTCAATGGTATTTGAACAACATCCAGCGGTTTCTTTGTTATTATATACCCTGGCGATGTGTTTTCTGACCCAAGTTGATTTATAAATATCCATACATCAATTTATCACACAATTTTATTTGTTTATGGTTCGTTTTTACTTATTAGTGGTGTTGTTAGATATCACTATAAAGAGTTCTTATTAAGTCTAATAATCTTCTTCTCAATGTGAGCAGTTGCTATAATATTAAATGAATTAACATACCAAATTTTGGCAAAAAAAGGATTAATTGGTGCTGTAGCCATTGGTTATGAAGTTCCAAACTTTATTACAATTTCACACCGTGTTCCTAGCCCACTTGTTAGCCAATATGATGTCTTTAAACTTGGTCCAATTAAATGATCTCTTATTTTTACATTAATATTCTATCCATTAGGAATGCCACTATTAGCTGGCGTTAGTTACACACTTTTAGGTGGAACTAGAAGTCTTATTTTTTGAATAATAAGCAAGTTTAATACTAAACAAGTGAAAAAAAATGTTGCAAATTAA